The nucleotide window ACATGTGTACTAAAAGATTAGCTATAAATTAATTTTCCCTTGATGGCCTGCACTTTGTCTTCTTGCACATGGCTTGGAGTTCAGCGTCTCAGTTGTTCACCTTCATAAGAATATGATATTTGCCTTACCATATTTCACACCAAAAAACTGTACTCAATTCATACTAGAAATGGAAGGTCAGCCTTTTTTCCGTATGTTTTGTAACCATGCATCTCACATGCCTTACTGAGATGTAATCGGAGacattgaaaatgttttctggcaAGATATATCCCAAGGTAGGAGTAATAACATTGAAGACATAAGCATAGACACATGCAAAAATTAGTCTTTATTTTTCAAGAAGCAGGGCTAATGGGCAATAAGATTTCATCAAGGGGCTATGGGCCAGGTTTCCAAGTTGAGATTGTGCTTCTGTTACAGTCTTCATTTCAAAGCCGGGTTCTCAGCCTCCACATTCTTAGGACAGTTGGCAGCAGCGGGCAGTGGCCCAATCCATGACTGCGCACTGGCAGTGGCAAGTAGTTCCATCCCGGATATCCCAAGATCCACAGGCATAGCCACAAGCACATCCAGTGACAGCCATTCCTGCATGATCATTCAAGACAGATGTCAGAGCCATTGGACTGTAAGCCATGGGAAGTCTCTACCTGTCCCTTCTTGTTAGGAAGCAAATGAGTACATCTAGGTTTTACAGGACATATGCAGCTATTCAAGTGTCACGGTTCTCTTCAAGCAAACTAATTGCAAGTTACTTAAACTGAAGGACTTGGAAGGAGGAGTTTCACTGTCTTTCAATTAATTCAATTCACCCCTGTTCTGCACCTACTCCTGCCCACAATATAAGGGAATAGattaggaaagaaatgaaggccATATTCAAGGCCAGACAGTTGAGGGCCAGGAAGGGATGCCATGAGGAGACATTAAGGAAGAAGTGAGAGGAAGGACAGAACCCAAAGTCCCTTAGTAACATCCTTGGGGAATTGAAAATCAGGAAGGGATGTCCACACATCTGGAACTATAGCTCAGCTCCATGGCAGTACTAACCCGACTTAGGAGAAGGAGGTATTAGAAGATTGATGGGGGAGGCCATGGGTATACCACATTCACCAATTCTCCTTGAAGAATTACTCACCAGGAGGACAGGAGGCCAATCTGCCTGTAGCCTTGACACTAGTGCAGGAGAGAGTCTTCGTTACAGTGGAGGGACAGTTATCTGAGTGAGAAAGAAAGTGATATTGCCCGTGATCTTTCTCACAATTCCCTTGTAAGTCCTCTTGTATCTCAGGTGTGTCACTGTTTCCATAAATAGTCTATTCACTACCTTTTAAGACCCAGTGTCTTCATTTATGGAGAGAAAATAACATTTGTACTTACCTTGTATAAGAAAGTTGCGTGTGAAAATTGAACAAACTAATTGAATGCTTAATATGCCTGTTCCCTGATATATTCATAAAGTACGGGCCCTATCCTTTTTATTTATCCTGATCAAGAACATTGAGTTATTCCCCAAGAGTTCAAAAGGGTAGGGTAATGAAGGAAGCCCTGATCAGGAAGGCAGGGATGAAGAGGACTAAGGGCTTAGACCAGGATACACGGGATTTTAGGATTTATGTAAGTCAGCATCAGCAAGGATGATTAAACTATGATTTTTCCTACTCATCTCATACCTCGATGGGCAAGAAGTTCCTTGACCTTTTGCTCCACAATAGACTCTAAGGTTCCATCAGTATTCACTGGGACCATCAGCTGGAGAAGAAAGATGCAGATGAGAAGGGAACAGATTGCAGTCTTCATCCTGTTGAAAGTCCGTGTCCTGGGGCTGGaggagaagagcagagaagatgagatcagtgagctctgggatgGCTGTGAGGGAAAGGACATATTCTGGAGAAAGCAGGGAGAAAACAACAGAAGTAACTGTACTGTAACTGCTCTAGATTattagaggaaaagagaggatCCCACAGAGCTGACTGACTCACCAGAATCTCAGGGAAGGTTCTAGGACCTGGCCAGATGAAATGCTGTAATACACTGTGGGATTACTGACCTGGGTACCCTTAATATATACAAGCACTGCCCAATGGAGTAAACACTTTCAGCACATTTTGACATCCCGGATGTCTATTAGAGCAATTTCCTGTGAATTATGACACTTGACCAAAGAAGAATAGGTGAGAttcaagagactatgaaagtaaACCTTCACCTGTCTGGGAAAGCTGAAACTTACAAGGTTCACATCCCCCATTCTAACCAACTGCACTGTCAAGTGGTGACACTTGGTCTCTTGGAGATGCCTGGAATGCCTTGCAGAAAGCTCTATAGATGCAGCATGAGGGAACTCCAACATATACTGGTGTGAGCTTTTCAGTGAGGGAGCTGCATTCAAGCTGTTTCTGGACCTGaaattaaaatacacacacatgtgcacacatacaaccacacacacacacatacacacacacacacacacacacacacacacacacacacacagagagagagagagagagagagagagagagagagagagatatcataAAAACTCTCACATTTGCTAGAATAGGGACGAGAGAGACTAAGGTATTAGGAAAAGTGGCTGAATATTCCTACAATGGGTGCTGAGACATTTTCCCAACTGGTGTTCGGATACCTCTTGCTACATCAGTGGTTACAGGGGACTTTGCTTTGGGTGATGAAAGCAACCAAGGCTGTCATCTACCCAGGGAATAGTCTGCATGAGCAATCTATAGGAGAAATCCACTTGGAGCTGTTTTCCTCTATGAATTCTGGACTAACATGCCTGCTCTCTGAGTGGGATCTACTGTGTGAGTTTAGAGATGCTATGGGATAGGCTAAAGATTTAGAACAAACTTTATGGACCCTGAGAGCAATAATAAGGGAACAGAGTATTTATTGGCAGGCTGTAGTGAGGTTGCTAAACCACTGCTATGTGTAATAAGACGTGCATCTAAGGCCAACATGGCTAGGCAGCGGGAATCTGTATAAGTGAGAAATTACAAAGGCAAAGAAATACATGGCTAGCATGTTCTGTATTGGCCTCTGGTTTGAATGTAAATTTCATAGAAGTGAATAGGCATGCCTACTTCTCACAGCTGGCAgggtggaagagaaagagaatacaagTTAGATTTATGCCAAAGGTCACTTCCTGTTATTCAACCTTTTGAAATCCATAGAAGAGTCaggtggaaaagaaaaagagacaaacaaacaaacaagggatCGTAGAAGTGATGTGTGGGGTAGTGGACTGTACCAACAGACAGAAAACTTGGTAAGATCGAGGAGGTTCAGAAACCCTGTTAATTCTCATAACTAAGAACAATGGGTGTGTAAATCTCATCCTGACCAAGTTCCTGTTGTCCATGACACTTAATGGAGTGCACTGGGACACTTAGTTAGGTAGAAGCAATACCCGAAGCCCcgccacatgcagatgaggcatccctaacaccTCAGACCAAGCCAGTGGAAAGCATCTGCCCTTAGATCCCACCCTACCCCAGAGAGGCTATTGATGTCCAACGACCACAAAGAATATTGCAATTTCTGTTGTTTGCAAGCAAGAATAAGATGTTAAGACCCTTTTGACACCTTTTTACAGGGTGTCAAGAATCAAGATTGTTTTGAAGTGGGAGCTCTCTCTTTACTGCTAGTGCAGAAAGGTGCTATGCAGTCTTCTAGGGGAAGGTGGTCATGCACAGCCTTATTAGGCCAAGGATCACACTTGCTAAAGTGCTGAGTGGCAGGGAAGTTGTTGCTTGAGCAATAGTGACACATTGATGGTGCATTCAGCTGATGCCACAGAGAAAGGTCCTATatgttttgtcttttactgtAAGCCAGGACAAAAACATGTAGCTGGGGAGATTGTAGTCTGTCAAGATATGTTATGCCTCTCAAACTGTCTTCTAAACGCTTGTTTATATAGGAGAAATTTCTCTTGCAGTGGATGCTGTATTACATACAGACATCCTGGTGGAGCTCCTGAGATCAAGTTGTTTGTTAATTATGGCTGTGATACAGTGGCCCAACACTTAATTCTAAACATTGACCATAGTACTTGAGCAATAAAACTTGGAAGGTTTCGTATATAAGGACAGGTTATTAAATGTGAAATACAATATACATAAAAGAAGgagaaattataaaatacattttaatatgttCTTCATTCTATCACTAAAAATATGACAAAGAGCAGTAAGTAATAACCATGCACAGCACCAACATTATGAAAGATTGGAAATTCCAAATGACGTAATGCACAACTTTTGAAATAATAAGTTTTTGGACATGAACAAGTGTATCTAGTCCTTGATGGACTCTAGTCCAATTCTGAATAGAGTTTTTATTTCCCTTCACATCTCCTGAGTCCAGCCTTCATCTTCCTTACTTCTACTGGCAGCCTGACATTCCAAATTCTCACCACAAATGGCGTTAACCTCTGCATGAGATATCCTAAGGTTTTCTCTGCGTTTTAAACATCAACTAGGAACCACAAATTACAGTATTAGGGTTTGAAAGTCTTTTGGACTTGGTCTAATTTGACATCCTCACTTAAAAAAGTAACTAACCTGAGTCTGAGGTGAACTATCAAAGGTCACAGATGAGCATTTTGTAGATCTGGAGCTGGTGCTGGAACCTAGGTCTCGCCACCACACTGCATTATTCTTTATAAAACTAACTTTTCTGAAGCCAAGAGAAATATGAAGACGTGGAATAAAACATGATACTTGCcaattttttgaatattttctatttgaaagaattattgacaacaaaaaagaaaaaattaagctGTGATTTTTGAAACaacataaaaagataaaatgatttttcttttctagatGCAAGACCATTGGAGACCGGAGAGGGTACTTACACTTAgcttcaaaggttttttttttctcctaaacaAAGTTGTTTCAAAACATATTTTGATGATGAATATTAACTCTTTTCTCCCCTACTGAGTAATTGATAATATTATAAAACTAAGTAGGAACCTTTAGGAATGAAGAGAAATAATTTTGACCACTGCTCATGTTTTCATAGAACATTCCTAGACACACTCATCATGGGTGTTCATACAAACTGAAATATTTCTCTGCAGTCTGACACCGTCATTACCATTCTGTCTTCTCATGTCAAACCCTAGTAATGAGCTGATCTTGAAGCTCTAAGGTTGTTATCAAACAGAGCGGCCATTGTCTATCATCACTTGCGCAAATGTGAGTGTTGTGCCTACAGATTAGCATCTCAGAGCTAGCTCTGCTCTGAACTTCTGCTTTCTTTGTGGCACTTCCTCTCTGGAGTTTAGAATTTCAGGTACAGAATTAAAGGGCAACTTAAGCGACTGTTTCCAACTGAATGACTGATGTCAACTTCACTAGGACATTAGTTTGGCACTGGACTCCATAATGTCTCAATTATTTATTCTCAGTAGCTACAGTTTTCATTACCTTTGTCATCTCTTATTTGTGCTAAGAAATTTCACTTTTATCATTGAATTATAAGTTATATTTAAACAAATCCAGAAAGGACCTATGTCATTTAGGGGAATGTCATTTTTTGTTGTCGCTGCTCACTGCTGCCAACTGGCCTAGGAATGAGGCTGAGAGCCCAGGTTTGAAATGGCTATAATGAAAACATGGTCTCACCCAGGAAATATAACTCATTATCCTTGGTATAGATTTATATTCCACAGTTATCCTGCTTCTTAGGTAATAGAGACAAATTTGCACCCATCTATGTTTACGTGTTTAACATAATTACTCCTGGCCTGTTGCCAAAAAACATTTCCAGTATTCCAATGATTATATCTTATTGGTATATGAGATGGGTGGtcaagaaagataaaaaaaaattgggaaCAATGGATCTCCCCCCATCTGGTACTCCTACCCActgacattttaataaaaattattgagTATGGCATGAAATACAGAGCAGTGAAATAACATGCTTTTATGGGAACGACCATCTGCAACAATGAGTTTCAAGACACATGCAGGATGACTGCAAAGTGTGGCAGATgaaggaatatttttattttttgatcttttttacagtccagtccttaTTCCTCTCCTGGTCTTCCCTCTGACGTTTTCTCATCCCACACCTGCTCCTCTGTCACCAAGAGGGTGTTCCTACCCTGccctcaccccaccagacttccccactccctagggcctcaagtctctcgaaGGTTAGGTGCATCATCCCTCACTggaccagaccaggcagtcttctgctgtatatgtgtcaggggcctcgtatcagctggtgtatgctgtacGAATTTTAAAGAACTGTTTTCTATCTTTTCAGCATGTGTATATACTCCTTCCAATTCAAATGCCTGTGGTGGCTTTAAGGTGACTTCTTTCCCTGTCTACTCTGCCAAAGAGTCTAAGGTATCCTCAGCATTCACTGGGACCATCAACTAGAGAAGAAAGATGCAGATGAGAAGGTAAGAGATTCATCCTGTCGAAAGTCAGCATCTTGGGGCTGGCAGAAAGAGGCAAAGAAGGTGAGATTGTTGAGGTCTGGAGGAGCTAAATGAGAGGGATAGGGGGAGAAAGTTGTACTCTGGAgagagtagggagggagggaggactaaGGCAAACAACTGTAACTGCTATAGCTATTGAGAAAAGCAAAGAGGATTTCTGCAGAGCAAATTCATCATCAAATATCAGAAAGTTTTCTACGGCAAGGCTAAGCAAGGATACTTTTATACCCTGTGGAATTATCAATCCAACTTCCCTTAATGTTGAAAGCACACAACACTCTACCTCTGCCACGTAAACAATTCTCATACCTCTCAAAGAACTCTGGTAGGTGAGGTGCAGCTTTTGGTGATTTCCTCTGAATTAACACATTCCCTCAAGGACACGTGAGTCTCAACCAGTAAACAAACTTCATGTGTCTGGAAAATTTGAAACTTGTGTATTTCCAAAATGTCCCTTCTCAGGTTATAGGGGCAGTTAGCCAGTTGCAGGGGAAGGAGAGTCAAGTCACCTGAGCTGCCCAGAGGGGAGCCTAATACCTGTTTAGCTACTTGCAAATCGTGGAAGGAGCTCCAGGATGCTCTCAGGAGTCATCACCCATGCTTGCATGGGCTTTTCAGTAAAAGGCCAAAGATTTAGATGATCTGCAGAGAAACCAGAGTACTGGATGGCTTCTCAGTAGTTTAGTTGCTTTTGATTTATCCCTgatcctgtaagtaacccctcaccctgATGCCTGGAAAGAACTCCAAAAACTTACTGGTTCATCAAGCTGGACTTAAGTAAAAATTTTGATCTGTTCTCAGTTCTGTATCAGGGTGAATAGTCATACACGCCTTTTCTtctgagaaaaaaatgacataCAATGCACTTGATACATGCACAGAGATATGGTCATGAACCAAAGACAAGGTGGGATGCTGACACATGCATCTGAATCTGGTCTCTAAAAGGGTAGCGCATCTATGGCAGAATCTGTTTTCTCATACAGTATGTGATTATGGACATTGTTGCTTCATCAGGGGTTGCATGGCCATAGTTTTGGATGAAGAGAAATAAGGCTGTGTCTTCTATTCAAGGAAGTCTAGATGGatagacttcagggggaaatcaagTGGTGCTGTCTTCCTTTCTATTATATGGAGTGACCTACTTGCTTGATGAGTGGGGCCTACTGTATGAGATCACAGATGACTCAACGAAGGCTAAATATTTACAACAAACTTTGTGGTTCCTAAGAGTAAAAAGTAAAGAGAGTATCTGTAAGCAGGAGCTGAGGAGCAGACCATCTCTTCCCAAGATGGCCAGTCAGGGACCTATTATGGAAAGGATGTTCTGATGGCATGTTCAATATTAGCCTTTGGTTGAATAAAAGAGAGAACGAGATGGAGCGTCTAATATACCGTTTTTACAGCTGTCAATATAGAAGAAAAAAGAGTCTAAGTTAGATCTGTACTAAAAGCCCTTTCTGGAATCCAAATCTTCAAATCTTTGGGAAGAGTTTGAAAGTACAGAAAAATGATGTGCTATAAAAGTAACAACGAAGAAGCTAAAGATACCTAAGTGATGGTTAGTGCCGAGTTTACCATGTAAGATAAGATTATCTTCTCAGCAGAGATtttgttaaaagaaaatttatcaGAAACTTTGATATTTTATTGAGCTTTAGTATGTGGTGAGTTgcatgataaaatatgattttatttcttaaattagGAGATGATTTTAGAAGACCTAAATGATCTAGACCAGAATAGAAATCGAGTTTTTAAGATACTAAAACACCTGGtaggagataaaaagaaaaatattgatgATTTCTGTACAGTTactaaaaaaaaaccaccaaccaaccaaccaaaccaaaaaacaatgtGGCAAGACTTGTGAGCTTTAGAGTCCCTGGGtacaaaaaccaataaaaacaaaacaaatagaacacTTTTGTGAATTCTAATAAGGCTTTTCAAGCCTAACCAGTGTTTCAACAAAGGTTAAAAGAAGGTACTTTTGAAGATACAAGTGGTCACAGAAATTCTAGTTTTGGAAGAAACTACCCAAGCCACTTCTCTGACAGAGTGATCAAAATTTTCTGTACGCGAGGGCCATTCATGGTAACTGGGGAACTCCGGCCAAACTATGAACTCACTGGTCTGCTATTATTGTATAAATTACTTGGCCTTAGGTAGGTTCTGGAGCCAAATGCACCCTCATTCATGACAAGTCTCAAAAGTACCTGGGAGCAATGGGCAGCAGTAGATGAATATGGGAATAAAATAGCCCAGGTTAAAAGCTTCACATTCCACTAATGGTGGCAATGATCCATCCAGAGAaatttgtgtgtatttttttcctCCCAAATGGAATATTTAGAGTGTAAATTGTCCCTCTAACCTTGGGATTACACTGAAACAACACATAACAGAGAtagcagaaaggaaggaggagacagtAGAGTAGAGCAGAGTAGAGTAGTGCAGAGTAGAGTAGAGTAAAGTAGAGTAAGTAGTGCaaagtagagtagagtagagtagtgtAGAGTAGTGTAGAGTAGAGTAATGTAGAGTAATGTAGAGTAATGTAGAGTAGTGTAGAGTAGAGTAgtgtagagtagagtagagtagtgCAGAGTAGAGTAatgtagagtagagtagagtagtgtAGAGTAGAGTAGTGCAGAGTAGAGTAatgtagagtagagtagagtagtaTAGAGTAGAGTAgtgtagagtagagtagagtagtgCAGAGTAGAGTAATGTAGTCTAGTGTAGTGGTAGAGTAGTGTAGAGTAGAGAAGTGTAGAGTAGCGTAGAGTAGAGTAGCGTAGAGTAGAGTAGCGTAGAGTAGAGTAGCGTAGAGTAGAGTAgtgtagagtagagtagagtagtgtAGATTAGAGTAGTGTAGAGTAGAGTAGTGTAGAGTAGAGTAGTGTAGAGTAGAGTAGTGCAGAGTAGAGTAAtatagagtagagtagagtagtgtagagtagagtagagtagtgCAGAGTAGAGTAATGTAGTCTAGTGTAGTGGTAGAGTAGTGTAGAGTAGAGAAGTGTAGAGTAGCGTAGAGTAGAGTAGCGTAGAGTAGAGTAGCGTAGAGTAGAGTAGCGTAGAGTAGAGTAgtgtagagtagagtagagtagtgtAGATTAGAGTAGTGTAGAGTAGAGTAGTGTAGAGTAGAGTAGTGTAGAGTAGAGTAGTGCAGAGTAGAGTAAtatagagtagagtagagtagtgtAGAGTAGAGTAGAGCAGTGCGGAGTAGAGTAATGTAGTGTAGTGTAGAGTAGAGTAgtgtagagtagagtagagtagtgtAGAGTAGAGTAGTGTAGAGTAGAGTAGTGTAGAGTAGAGTAGTGTAGAGTAGtatagagtagagtagagtagagtagagtagagtagagtagagtagagtagagtagagaaTATGAGTGTCGAGAGCTGCAATTGAAGCAGTCTACCAGAATTTGCATGGGGTGTAACTAGTCAGGTATAGATTGAACTAGCTCCATAATCTTTACAGAAATTGGGGGAATGTATAGGAGTCCTATTCCATGGAGGTCCTCTATGATAAAGAAACCAAACAGTTAATAAAAGAGATAGGGTTTTAACATGTTCAATTAGACCTTGCTAGTGCAttggtatatttatttttaattgctttagTGGCTATATATCAAGTCCAATTTGCATTGTCAACTTGCAACGGTCATCAGTGGACCCTCTGCATATTTCTTTAGTATTACCTTCCTGGTTCCATTATTTATCATAGAAAGGAGGCTTTGCTTTGTTATCATGGCCATCCTCCATGAAGAAGTTTCATTGCCTAGGTGGCAAGATGCTAAAGTCTAagtgttctttatattttaaaatgcacttAAAGTAACACATACAGATgtgtgaaggagaaggagaatgggATCACTGTCCAAGGACCAAAGAGACACTAAATCCTTAGGAATATTATGATCCTGTAAGACACATGTGATATGTGACAAAGTTACATTTTAAATCCTACAATATCCATATCTGTAATTGTAAATAAGATGAAAATATAATTAGGGTTCCTGGACTATTAGAggattttttttgagtttttcaagacagaatttctctgagtagccttggctgttcttgGACTTGCTCGGTAGaacaggctggttttgaactcagagatccatcagctcttgcttcctgagttctggtattaaaggcatgtgtcatgtccaccaccacccagccagcTATATTAGTAGATTTTTGTACCCCATCTTACTCAAGGTGTCATTTATCTACATGCTGTCTAGAGTTTGTTAACATGGCAACATGGCGCAAGCTATAGTCACCTGGGAATAGAAAACCACAAATGAGAAAATACCAGTAAGACATTGGCTTATAGGCAAGTTTGtggagtattttcttttcttttcttttctttttctttctttctttctttctttttttttttggattcagAGTTCAAAACAAATTCAAACCCTTGAATGAAAGCTCACTCAAATTTTCTGGACATAGTCTAATGTATCTAATACTTGTCAGAATGTAACATAAATGTCCTCTAGTTCAAATTCCAACAGAGTATTTATTGCCCTCCATACCTTGTAAGTCCAGCCTTTATTCTCCACACTTCCACTGTCATCCTTGAATTCCAAACTCCCACCAGAATGGGCAGTAGCTTCTGCATGCAGTGTCCTAGGGCCTTCTCTGTTTTTAATGCCAATTGGGATCAATGTCAGAGTATTGGGGCTTGAAATGCCTTTGGCCCTGGTCTAATTTGATGACATCACTCAAAAGATAACTAACCTAAGAAAACTGAGATCACATGCTTACCTAAGGTTACAGATGAGCATCTTGTAGATCAGAAGCTGGTACTAGAACTACAGTCTCTCCTCTACACTGAATTACCATTTGTTTGAAGCTCTCTAGCTTCTCTGAGGCTAAATGACATATAAAAGGTGGAATAAGAGACGATGTGAACACCTAGTATTTGACAGGGACATTGACCACAAAAGAATAAGTTTATATACTTATGCTCtatgttttaaaacataaaaatagattgatttttttcttttctggatgcaaGAGGGCTAGACACCAGAGAGGACACTCACACTCAGCtccaaaggtttattttttttctcctaaacaAAGTTGTTTCAAAAGCAGAAATATATCAATGGATGTtgattctcttctctcctgctaAGTAATAGATATTCagtataaagataaataaaagtgtGCAGGAGtcataaaaattccaacaatTTTTAGTTCAATATTCAATTTTTTTGTAGATAATCTCCTCCAAACATGTATGTCATGTGTACTGTGATCAAGGTCACAGtcctcttcagtctctgttattactattctttcttttctatggCAAGTCCTGGGAAGGCATTAAGCTGGGCATGAGGCATTTCAAATGTGCTATCAAGCAGAATGATCACCATCTACTGTCCTTTGCACAAACCTGGGTGTAGGGCCCATAGATTACCATCCATGAACTAGTTCTGCTCTGACAGTTTCTGCTTCCTTGCTGGACTTCCTCTCTGGAGTTTAAAAACTTCAAGTGTAGAGTTAAGGACAATTGAAAGCACTGGTTCTACTTGAAGGTGGCTGATACCAATTGCTACATCTGCCATGTTACCTCAGCCTTTCCTGTTGACATCAAGATAAAGTGTGACACAAGACTTCTagttgtctcttctttttttttattggatattttatgtatttacaccaCAAATGTAATCCTTTTTTCTGGTTCCCCCCTCTTCTATACCTTCTCCCcctgcctttatgagggtgctcccctcccacccacccactcctacatcaccaccctggcattcccctacactggggaaaggagccttcccaggaccaagggcttctcctcctactgatgacagacaaagccatcctctgctacatatgcagctggagccattgatccctccatgtgtactcttcagttggtggtttagtcccgctctagggtgtctggttggttgatattgttgttcttcctatgaggttgcaaactcctccagtcctttctcaaaGTCCTCTATTGGGGTTCCCATActcaatctgatggttagctgcaagcatcctcatttgtatcagtaaggctctggcagagtgtCAGgtgacatccatatcagactcttgtcagcaagcaatattgactgggtttggtggctgcataaaggatggatccccaggt belongs to Rattus norvegicus strain BN/NHsdMcwi chromosome 11, GRCr8, whole genome shotgun sequence and includes:
- the Retnlg gene encoding resistin-like gamma precursor, which translates into the protein MKTAICSLLICIFLLQLMVPVNTDGTLESIVEQKVKELLAHRDNCPSTVTKTLSCTSVKATGRLASCPPGMAVTGCACGYACGSWDIRDGTTCHCQCAVMDWATARCCQLS